The following coding sequences lie in one Rothia sp. SD9660Na genomic window:
- the pyrH gene encoding UMP kinase: MAESTRTIHRDDTGRRRVLLKLSGEVFGGGEVGISTEVVRGIAEQIASTIGRVEVAVVVGGGNFFRGAELSEAGMDRSRADNIGMLGTVMNSLALQDFLEQAGIDTRVQSAISMQQVAENYIPRRAIRHMQKDRVVIFGAGAGLPYFSTDTVSAQRALEIHADEVLVAKNGVDGIYTADPNKDPNAERLYKLTYDEALKRNIRVMDQTAFSLCKDNNVTMRVFGMQGDGNVARAILGEEIGTLVTA, translated from the coding sequence ATGGCAGAGTCAACCCGAACCATCCACCGCGACGATACCGGCCGCCGCCGCGTCCTACTCAAGCTCTCCGGCGAGGTCTTCGGCGGCGGTGAAGTTGGTATCTCCACCGAGGTCGTCCGTGGCATCGCAGAACAGATTGCATCAACCATCGGTCGGGTCGAAGTCGCAGTCGTCGTTGGTGGCGGCAACTTCTTCCGCGGCGCAGAACTGTCTGAAGCCGGCATGGACCGTTCGCGCGCCGATAACATCGGCATGCTCGGTACCGTCATGAACTCCCTAGCCCTGCAGGACTTCCTCGAACAGGCCGGTATCGACACCCGCGTCCAGTCAGCCATCTCCATGCAGCAGGTCGCTGAAAACTACATCCCCCGCCGCGCTATCCGCCACATGCAAAAAGACCGCGTCGTCATCTTCGGTGCCGGTGCAGGTCTGCCCTACTTCTCCACCGATACCGTCTCTGCCCAGCGTGCCCTCGAAATCCACGCTGACGAGGTCCTCGTCGCCAAGAACGGCGTGGACGGCATCTACACCGCCGATCCCAACAAGGACCCCAACGCCGAGCGCCTCTACAAGCTTACCTACGACGAGGCCCTGAAGCGCAACATCCGCGTCATGGACCAGACCGCCTTCTCCCTCTGCAAGGACAACAACGTGACCATGCGTGTCTTCGGTATGCAGGGAGATGGAAACGTGGCTCGCGCCATCCTCGGCGAAGAAATCGGCACCTTGGTCACTGCCTAA
- the rpsB gene encoding 30S ribosomal protein S2, whose amino-acid sequence MPVVTMRQLLDSGVHFGHQTRRWNPKMKRFILTERNGIYIIDLQQSLAFIDQAYEAVKATVAHGGTVLFVGTKKQAQEAIAEQATRVNMPYVNHRWLGGMLTNFATVSKRIERMKELEQIDFDDVAGSQFTKKELLLLRREHEKLEKTLGGIRNLTKAPSLIWVVDTKKEHLAVDEAQKLGIPVVAILDTNCDPDEVSFPIPGNDDAIRSVNLLTRVIADAVAEGLLERENKKAGKSANASEEPMAEWERELLEQHEAAKAEAPAEEAK is encoded by the coding sequence ATGCCCGTCGTAACTATGCGCCAGCTTCTCGATTCAGGTGTCCACTTCGGTCACCAGACCCGCCGCTGGAACCCCAAGATGAAGCGCTTCATCCTCACCGAGCGCAACGGCATCTACATCATCGACCTGCAGCAGTCACTGGCCTTCATCGACCAGGCTTACGAAGCTGTTAAGGCAACCGTTGCTCACGGCGGCACCGTTCTGTTCGTTGGTACCAAGAAGCAGGCTCAGGAAGCCATTGCTGAGCAGGCTACCCGCGTGAACATGCCCTACGTTAACCACCGCTGGCTCGGTGGTATGCTCACCAACTTCGCCACCGTTTCAAAGCGTATCGAGCGCATGAAGGAACTTGAGCAGATCGACTTCGACGATGTTGCAGGCTCACAGTTCACCAAGAAGGAACTGCTGCTTCTGCGTCGCGAGCACGAGAAGCTCGAGAAGACCCTCGGTGGTATCCGTAACCTCACCAAGGCTCCCTCACTGATCTGGGTTGTTGACACCAAGAAGGAACACCTGGCTGTTGACGAAGCTCAGAAGCTCGGCATCCCCGTAGTTGCTATCCTCGACACCAACTGCGACCCCGACGAGGTTTCCTTCCCCATCCCCGGCAACGACGACGCAATCCGCTCCGTCAACCTGCTCACCCGCGTCATCGCGGACGCAGTTGCTGAAGGCCTGCTGGAACGCGAAAATAAGAAGGCTGGCAAGTCAGCTAACGCTTCTGAAGAGCCCATGGCTGAATGGGAGCGCGAACTGCTCGAGCAGCACGAAGCTGCTAAGGCAGAAGCACCCGCTGAAGAAGCTAAGTAA
- a CDS encoding sigma factor yields the protein MTHTQTGAARAWTPQMLEDWQNTIYLIRARLTSACPAHDAHDVHQNTWLAAHQRLDSYDPTKGPFGPWIRAVAITEVKTYQRKKLTEAQHDDTYSHLATIGISETLSLIEQDIASAIIEEDGNYARLHHIMGILAAIMENPAHLERTLKIVLAFDGNVAAASRALGIAPKTLRDNQANTVRLAQVIHRALDAHERLAAQGGTEGVTVEDLLDCLPGKEANLPAGFSVLVSMIATGTDLNASAVAALGEQLGISHSLSRDYYNQTLKMLSVAKMVIGRGLEIHKPNYV from the coding sequence ATGACACATACACAAACCGGCGCCGCCCGCGCCTGGACACCCCAAATGCTCGAAGACTGGCAGAACACCATCTACCTCATCCGAGCCCGCCTCACCAGCGCCTGCCCCGCCCACGACGCCCACGACGTCCACCAAAACACCTGGCTAGCAGCACACCAGCGCCTTGACTCCTACGACCCCACCAAAGGCCCCTTTGGCCCCTGGATCCGAGCTGTAGCAATCACAGAAGTCAAAACCTACCAGCGCAAAAAACTCACCGAAGCCCAGCACGATGACACCTACAGCCACCTAGCCACTATCGGCATCAGCGAAACCCTCTCCCTGATTGAACAAGACATCGCTAGCGCCATCATCGAAGAAGATGGCAACTACGCTCGCCTGCACCACATCATGGGCATCCTCGCGGCAATCATGGAAAACCCCGCCCACCTAGAGCGCACCCTGAAAATCGTTCTAGCCTTTGACGGCAACGTAGCTGCCGCCTCCAGGGCTCTGGGTATCGCCCCAAAGACCCTGCGGGATAATCAGGCCAACACTGTGCGCTTGGCCCAGGTTATCCACCGGGCCCTGGATGCTCATGAACGGCTAGCCGCCCAGGGTGGCACTGAGGGCGTTACCGTTGAAGATTTGCTCGACTGCCTGCCGGGCAAGGAGGCTAACCTGCCTGCTGGCTTTAGCGTGCTGGTCTCAATGATAGCTACCGGAACAGACCTCAACGCCTCTGCGGTGGCCGCGCTTGGTGAGCAGCTAGGCATCTCCCACTCGCTGAGTCGGGACTACTACAACCAGACTCTCAAGATGCTGTCGGTGGCCAAAATGGTGATTGGTAGGGGTCTAGAGATTCATAAACCTAATTATGTGTAA
- a CDS encoding cation acetate symporter yields MTSTGTLLAAEASTQTVGTPWVNMAVFGAFVLATMVVVLRASKNNKTAADYYAGGRSFSGTQNGLAIAGDYLSAASFLGIVGAIALQGYDGFLYSIGFLVAWLVALLLVAEPLRNTGKFTMADVLSFRLRQRPVRIAACISTLAVTLFYLLAQMAGAGALVSLLMGISSKAGQSLVIIIVGVLMIVYVLIGGMKGTTWVQIIKAVLLVSGVAIMTVWILAIYGFNFSAMLGAAVETSGGNEKILEPGLKYGLNDLTKLDFISLSLALVFGAAGLPHVLMRFYTVPTAKEARKSVVWAIVLIGLFYLFTLVLGFGAAALVGADAIKAAPGGVNSAAPLLAFELGGSLLMGVIAAVAFATILAVVAGLAITASASFAHDIYTNVICKGNADPAKEIRVAKTTVVVIGLLSIAGGIGAQGQNVASLVALAFAVAASANLPTIVYSLFWKGFKTRGALWSMYGGLSISVILIIFSPVISGAETSMIPGADFAWFPLANPGIVAIPAAFLLGFLGSLGGDKEDEIKQAEMEVRSLTGVGAEGAIDH; encoded by the coding sequence ATGACGTCAACAGGAACTCTGCTGGCTGCAGAAGCTAGCACTCAGACCGTGGGCACCCCCTGGGTAAACATGGCAGTATTCGGTGCCTTCGTGCTGGCTACCATGGTGGTGGTGCTTCGCGCCTCTAAGAACAACAAAACCGCAGCTGACTACTATGCCGGTGGCCGCTCCTTTAGCGGTACCCAGAACGGTCTGGCTATCGCGGGTGACTACCTCTCAGCGGCCTCCTTCCTCGGCATCGTGGGCGCTATTGCCCTGCAGGGGTATGACGGCTTCCTCTACTCCATCGGCTTCCTGGTTGCCTGGCTGGTAGCCCTGCTGCTGGTGGCTGAGCCCCTGCGCAATACCGGTAAGTTCACCATGGCAGATGTGCTCTCCTTCCGCCTGCGCCAGCGCCCCGTCCGAATCGCCGCCTGTATCTCAACCCTGGCTGTTACCCTCTTCTACCTGCTGGCCCAGATGGCCGGTGCAGGTGCCCTGGTTTCCCTGCTGATGGGTATTAGCTCCAAAGCTGGCCAGTCGCTGGTCATCATCATCGTGGGCGTACTCATGATTGTTTACGTTCTGATTGGCGGTATGAAGGGCACCACCTGGGTGCAGATTATCAAGGCTGTTCTGTTGGTCTCTGGTGTTGCCATTATGACCGTCTGGATTCTGGCAATCTACGGTTTCAACTTCTCCGCAATGCTCGGTGCTGCGGTTGAAACCTCCGGTGGTAACGAGAAGATTCTTGAGCCCGGCCTCAAGTACGGCCTGAATGACCTGACCAAGCTGGACTTCATCTCCCTGTCTCTGGCTCTGGTCTTCGGTGCAGCTGGCCTGCCCCACGTGCTCATGCGTTTCTACACCGTTCCTACCGCTAAGGAGGCCCGTAAGTCGGTGGTCTGGGCGATCGTGCTGATCGGCCTCTTCTACCTCTTTACCCTGGTGCTCGGCTTCGGCGCAGCAGCCCTGGTGGGTGCGGACGCCATCAAGGCAGCTCCCGGCGGCGTCAACTCGGCAGCCCCCCTGCTGGCCTTTGAACTGGGTGGCTCCCTACTAATGGGTGTTATCGCGGCGGTTGCTTTCGCAACCATCCTGGCCGTGGTTGCGGGTCTGGCGATTACCGCGTCCGCCTCCTTTGCCCACGATATCTACACCAATGTTATCTGCAAGGGTAATGCTGACCCGGCCAAGGAAATCCGCGTAGCAAAAACCACTGTGGTCGTGATTGGTCTGTTGTCTATTGCAGGTGGTATCGGCGCCCAGGGGCAGAACGTAGCCTCCCTGGTGGCCCTGGCCTTCGCAGTAGCTGCCTCAGCTAACCTGCCCACCATCGTCTATTCCCTCTTCTGGAAGGGCTTCAAGACCCGAGGCGCCCTCTGGTCTATGTACGGTGGCCTGAGTATCTCCGTCATCCTCATCATCTTCTCCCCGGTCATATCCGGTGCTGAGACCTCTATGATTCCCGGTGCTGACTTCGCCTGGTTCCCCCTGGCTAACCCCGGTATCGTAGCGATTCCCGCAGCCTTCCTGCTGGGTTTCTTGGGCTCACTCGGTGGCGATAAGGAAGATGAAATCAAGCAGGCTGAGATGGAAGTTCGATCCCTCACCGGCGTTGGTGCCGAAGGAGCTATCGACCACTAA
- a CDS encoding phosphatidate cytidylyltransferase — protein sequence MTVHSQEQQPQASKAGRNLPAAITVGLVLGVLLAVGLFFVPLILVLLAAAAVSVGTWEVCHGLNQKRGMGIPVIPAVATAFVMPFTAYYGGGSWLIFTVVASILVLIGWRIVGERDGMIMSIMGSIFVMSWVPFMISLALLLYREDSGPGKVLMILLMAIGNDTWGYISGVKWGKTPMAPKISPKKTWEGFAGSMVGSIIVGIICSLFIGDPWWYGLVVAIFLVVASTAGDLGESMVKREIGIKDMSNILPGHGGVMDRLDSIVFAIAIGYVIFSVLSALF from the coding sequence ATGACTGTTCACTCTCAAGAACAGCAGCCCCAGGCCTCTAAAGCCGGCAGGAACCTACCCGCCGCCATCACCGTCGGCCTTGTGCTGGGCGTGTTGCTGGCGGTGGGTTTGTTTTTTGTTCCCCTCATCCTTGTGCTCCTAGCAGCAGCAGCTGTTTCTGTGGGCACCTGGGAGGTCTGCCACGGGCTCAACCAGAAACGCGGCATGGGAATCCCCGTTATCCCTGCCGTTGCCACCGCATTCGTCATGCCGTTTACCGCCTATTATGGGGGTGGTTCCTGGCTGATTTTTACGGTGGTCGCCTCAATCCTGGTGCTGATTGGCTGGCGCATCGTGGGGGAGCGCGACGGCATGATTATGTCGATTATGGGATCCATCTTCGTGATGTCCTGGGTGCCCTTCATGATTTCCCTGGCCCTATTGCTCTACCGCGAAGATTCAGGTCCGGGTAAGGTGCTCATGATTCTGCTCATGGCTATCGGCAACGATACCTGGGGTTACATCTCTGGCGTCAAATGGGGTAAGACCCCCATGGCCCCCAAGATTTCGCCCAAGAAAACCTGGGAGGGGTTTGCCGGGTCGATGGTGGGCTCGATTATCGTGGGCATTATCTGTTCCCTCTTCATCGGCGACCCCTGGTGGTACGGCCTGGTTGTAGCTATCTTCCTGGTAGTCGCCTCAACGGCAGGTGACTTGGGGGAGTCCATGGTCAAGCGCGAAATCGGCATCAAAGACATGTCGAATATCCTGCCTGGCCACGGTGGAGTGATGGACCGCTTAGATTCCATCGTCTTTGCTATTGCTATCGGCTACGTGATTTTCTCGGTGCTCTCAGCTCTCTTCTAG
- the tsf gene encoding translation elongation factor Ts: protein MANYTAADIKALREKTGAGMLDVKKALDEANGDQQKAMEIIRVKGLKGVTKREGRATAEGLVAARVENGVGFMIEVNSETDFVAKSEPFIKFGNDVLEAAVAANASTLEELKAASYEGKTVDELTTEAGALLGEKIVVRRVARVEGENVAVYLHKTSKDLPAQVGVLLAVAGENTEEVAHDVAVHIAAMSPKYLNSDSISAEDIEAEKRVAEETARGEGKPEQIIPKIVEGKLKAFYKENTLLDQDFAKDSSKSVAAVLEENGATATAFERFRVGA from the coding sequence ATGGCGAACTACACCGCAGCCGACATCAAGGCTCTGCGCGAAAAGACCGGCGCAGGCATGCTCGACGTCAAGAAGGCCCTCGACGAGGCCAACGGCGACCAGCAGAAGGCAATGGAAATCATCCGCGTTAAGGGCCTCAAGGGCGTCACCAAGCGCGAAGGCCGTGCAACCGCAGAAGGCCTCGTTGCTGCCCGCGTAGAAAACGGCGTTGGCTTCATGATCGAAGTTAACTCAGAAACTGACTTCGTTGCTAAGTCCGAGCCCTTCATCAAGTTCGGTAACGACGTTCTCGAAGCAGCAGTTGCCGCTAACGCTTCCACCCTGGAAGAACTCAAGGCAGCTTCTTACGAAGGTAAGACCGTTGACGAGCTCACCACCGAAGCAGGCGCCCTGCTCGGCGAAAAGATCGTTGTTCGCCGCGTAGCTCGCGTTGAGGGCGAGAACGTTGCTGTTTACCTGCACAAGACCTCCAAGGACCTGCCCGCACAGGTTGGCGTTCTGCTTGCAGTAGCTGGCGAGAACACCGAGGAAGTTGCTCACGACGTAGCCGTTCACATCGCTGCAATGAGCCCCAAGTACCTCAACTCAGACTCCATCTCGGCTGAGGACATTGAGGCCGAGAAGCGCGTTGCTGAAGAAACCGCACGCGGCGAAGGCAAGCCCGAGCAGATCATTCCCAAGATTGTTGAAGGTAAGCTCAAGGCTTTCTACAAGGAAAACACCCTGCTCGACCAGGACTTCGCTAAGGACTCCTCAAAGTCTGTAGCAGCAGTTCTCGAGGAGAACGGTGCAACCGCAACCGCTTTCGAGCGTTTCCGCGTCGGCGCCTAA
- a CDS encoding M23 family metallopeptidase, giving the protein MEGQLTVVRGFEKPSARWSAGHRGVDLALGPGGSVLAPYEGEVVFAGTVVDRQVLTLEHPDGRRSSFEPISDPLPVGSRVQAGDAIAQLDSEIQHCAPSFCLHWGVREPAPSSDTARKGLDYTNPLLLLGLEGPSVLLPIGDDFAA; this is encoded by the coding sequence GTGGAGGGGCAGCTTACCGTGGTCCGGGGTTTTGAGAAACCGTCTGCCCGCTGGTCGGCCGGGCACCGCGGGGTTGACCTGGCTCTGGGGCCAGGTGGAAGCGTCCTTGCCCCTTATGAGGGCGAGGTAGTTTTTGCCGGCACCGTGGTGGATCGGCAGGTGCTCACCCTTGAGCACCCGGACGGGCGGCGGTCGTCCTTTGAACCGATTTCTGATCCCCTACCGGTAGGTAGCCGGGTGCAGGCCGGGGACGCCATCGCCCAGCTAGATTCTGAAATTCAGCACTGTGCCCCGAGCTTTTGCCTGCATTGGGGTGTGAGGGAACCTGCCCCGAGCTCTGACACAGCGCGCAAGGGACTCGATTACACGAACCCCCTGCTCCTGCTAGGGCTTGAAGGCCCTAGCGTGCTGCTACCTATTGGCGATGATTTTGCGGCCTAG
- a CDS encoding GlsB/YeaQ/YmgE family stress response membrane protein: protein MSIFGWIVLGLIAGALAKLIMPGKQGGGILVTMVLGIVGALLGGFIGSFIPGLSDGIQSFSIGTLFTAVVGSLLVLWIYGAITKNKA from the coding sequence ATGTCAATTTTCGGTTGGATCGTTCTTGGTCTCATTGCTGGTGCCCTCGCAAAGCTGATTATGCCCGGTAAGCAGGGCGGTGGCATCCTGGTCACCATGGTGCTCGGTATCGTAGGTGCGCTTCTCGGTGGCTTTATCGGTAGCTTCATCCCCGGCCTGTCAGACGGCATCCAGAGCTTCAGCATCGGCACCCTCTTCACCGCCGTTGTAGGCTCACTGCTGGTCCTCTGGATTTACGGTGCCATCACCAAGAACAAGGCCTAA
- a CDS encoding DUF485 domain-containing protein has product MARTSPESHQPVIDAEHVDFRAAQKSGEFKELRATHRSFVFPMTVAFLVWYLLYVILAVYAPGFMATKVLGNVNIGIIFGLLQFVTTFTITGWYVAFANKKLDPRASSLRADIEAGHYAHKTH; this is encoded by the coding sequence ATGGCACGCACATCACCAGAGTCTCACCAGCCCGTTATCGACGCTGAGCATGTCGACTTCCGGGCCGCTCAGAAGAGTGGTGAGTTTAAAGAGCTTCGCGCAACCCACAGGTCCTTCGTTTTTCCCATGACTGTGGCGTTCTTGGTTTGGTACCTGCTGTATGTGATTCTGGCGGTGTATGCCCCCGGTTTCATGGCAACCAAGGTGCTGGGTAACGTCAATATCGGCATTATTTTTGGTCTTTTGCAGTTCGTTACCACCTTCACCATCACTGGCTGGTACGTGGCTTTTGCCAATAAGAAGCTTGATCCGCGCGCGAGCAGCCTTCGCGCTGACATTGAAGCAGGGCACTACGCCCACAAGACTCACTAA
- a CDS encoding DivIVA domain-containing protein: MKHQAESSGEFRRVGSREEGYSVAAVDSFFTRLADDYELMLSGAELGADVHTSRTVREAVFEPEKGGYAPDDVDAALDKVEDRFCELERHLYVQRYGQGTWDQAVQELRELLLGRLERPAGQRFRRPAKKLTKGYFTKEVDALCDRLLAHLEGADVLAPADVRSAAFSPATGDLCYEETQVDAFLDRAIEYLNDTAQ, encoded by the coding sequence ATGAAACATCAGGCTGAATCGTCCGGTGAGTTTCGCCGGGTTGGCTCTCGCGAAGAGGGCTACTCGGTAGCTGCCGTGGACTCCTTCTTCACCCGTCTGGCTGACGACTATGAGTTAATGCTCTCAGGCGCTGAGCTGGGTGCGGACGTGCACACCTCACGCACAGTGCGCGAGGCGGTTTTTGAGCCAGAGAAGGGCGGCTACGCTCCAGATGACGTGGACGCGGCTCTCGATAAGGTCGAAGACCGCTTCTGCGAGCTGGAACGCCACCTGTACGTACAGCGCTACGGGCAGGGGACCTGGGACCAGGCAGTGCAGGAATTGCGGGAACTGCTGCTTGGCCGCCTAGAGCGCCCGGCCGGGCAGCGCTTCCGCAGACCTGCCAAGAAGCTGACCAAGGGCTACTTCACTAAGGAAGTTGATGCTCTTTGCGATCGTCTCCTTGCCCACCTTGAGGGGGCGGACGTCCTCGCCCCCGCCGATGTCAGGTCGGCTGCTTTTAGCCCGGCAACGGGGGATCTCTGCTACGAGGAAACCCAGGTTGATGCTTTCTTGGATCGAGCAATCGAGTACCTCAACGATACGGCCCAGTAA
- a CDS encoding transposase codes for MPTKYPQELKTRALRLLADHLENNPDTGIYTACRNIGERLGIGPETLRKWHKQAEIDAGNTPGTTTDMAAENRRLRKENAELKRTNEILRTASAFFAAELDRPARSRSAISIGIGIVSGLRTSAPHYKKTSLVVSSPHAATSPLRLVGTVRLTV; via the coding sequence ATGCCCACCAAATACCCCCAAGAACTCAAAACAAGAGCCCTACGCCTACTGGCCGATCACCTCGAAAACAACCCCGACACAGGCATCTACACCGCCTGCCGAAACATCGGAGAACGCCTCGGCATCGGCCCTGAAACCTTACGAAAATGGCACAAACAAGCCGAAATCGATGCTGGTAACACCCCCGGCACCACCACTGATATGGCAGCCGAAAACCGACGCCTGCGCAAAGAAAACGCCGAGCTCAAGCGAACCAACGAGATTCTACGAACAGCATCAGCTTTTTTCGCGGCAGAACTCGACCGTCCAGCCCGATCACGATCCGCTATATCGATAGGTATAGGAATCGTTTCGGGGTTGAGAACATCTGCACCGCACTACAAGAAAACCTCGCTGGTGGTTTCATCACCTCACGCGGCTACCTCGCCGCTAAGGCTCGTGGGGACTGTCAGATTAACGGTGTAA
- the frr gene encoding ribosome recycling factor: protein MVEETLLEAGEKMDKSVEALKNEFASIRTGRANPTLFANLTADYYGAPTPLQQLASFQTPEARTVLITPYDKSALGAIEKAIRDSDLGANPANDGNVVRVVMPEMTEERRKEYIKMAGHKAEEGRVAVRNTRRHAKTALDKLVKDGEIGEDEGTRGEKELDALTKKHIDTVDALLKSKEAELLEV, encoded by the coding sequence ATGGTTGAAGAAACCCTGCTCGAAGCCGGCGAAAAGATGGACAAGTCCGTCGAGGCCCTCAAGAACGAATTTGCCTCAATCCGCACCGGACGCGCCAACCCCACCCTCTTCGCAAACCTCACCGCAGACTACTACGGTGCCCCTACCCCCCTGCAGCAACTGGCGTCCTTCCAGACCCCCGAAGCTCGCACAGTCCTAATCACCCCCTACGACAAGAGCGCCCTGGGTGCCATCGAAAAGGCGATCCGCGACTCAGACCTCGGTGCTAACCCTGCCAACGACGGCAACGTCGTACGCGTCGTTATGCCCGAAATGACCGAAGAGCGCCGCAAGGAATACATCAAGATGGCCGGCCACAAGGCCGAAGAAGGCCGTGTTGCTGTACGCAACACCCGCCGCCACGCCAAGACCGCTCTCGACAAGCTGGTTAAGGACGGCGAAATCGGCGAGGACGAGGGCACACGCGGCGAAAAGGAACTCGACGCCCTGACCAAGAAGCACATCGACACCGTTGATGCGCTGCTGAAGTCCAAGGAAGCAGAACTGCTCGAGGTCTAA
- a CDS encoding S8 family serine peptidase, which translates to MTTHYQPKAEPDTDRLVVKFKDGVDSQEQAQILNEVADATAAVDTAEVSHETVEQAQVVDVQQMMTPDEQAQVVELLEEQPDVEYAEHDLIITTGQAAIPRNPPSDPYFASHQWNMRAIDAPGAWRYATGEGIIIGIADTGQTWHPELAAKTLPGYDFVSADQSRDGNGWDSNPNDEGDWGPQVPRSMWHGTHVAGIAAAATDNGSGVAGVAPNARIQHSRIMGVNGRAYTSDQAAGIAWSAGVPVPGAPANPTPAHVVNYSEGFYSATCPKVLQDAINAAHARNVPVVAAAGNFGANAVGTSPANCLGAIVVGATANGNVMTGYSNWGPMLDVLAPGGAIGSDVWSTVNTGAYTQAGPGYGPLNGTSMAAPHVSGIIAMMKERNPNLTVEQIRTILKDTGSNVNGYRFVNAPRAVSAVADTRGFPLIGAIGAYYYAHGAAATFGTPTRAEFPLRDGGAGQNFSRNFTIYWTARTGAYPVNFSGGIGARYRAGGYENGYGYPVFAETAITSGAMQKFALADGRRFAFYWTPRHHRTHVVWEAGAIGGRFTAAGGIARYGFPDTDEQAVPGGGAQQRFTTPSDAGTLFVWSPTTGTKTLVADGGIYWYWVNNGYTSSLGFPTTDEVSHPDGSVTVSFTKGAVVRWTAEGGVKRVR; encoded by the coding sequence ATGACCACCCACTACCAGCCTAAAGCAGAGCCAGATACAGACCGTCTGGTCGTGAAATTTAAGGACGGGGTAGACAGCCAAGAACAGGCCCAGATTCTGAATGAGGTCGCTGACGCCACTGCGGCTGTAGACACCGCAGAAGTCTCTCACGAAACGGTTGAGCAGGCCCAGGTTGTAGACGTTCAGCAGATGATGACTCCGGATGAACAGGCGCAGGTCGTTGAGCTTCTCGAAGAGCAACCTGATGTTGAATATGCTGAACACGATCTCATCATCACAACCGGTCAGGCAGCTATTCCCCGTAATCCTCCTAGCGACCCTTACTTTGCTAGTCATCAGTGGAATATGCGAGCTATCGACGCGCCCGGTGCCTGGCGATACGCTACCGGCGAGGGCATCATCATCGGTATCGCTGATACCGGGCAGACCTGGCACCCCGAACTAGCTGCAAAGACTTTACCCGGCTATGACTTTGTCTCGGCTGATCAGAGCCGGGACGGCAACGGCTGGGACTCTAACCCCAATGATGAGGGCGACTGGGGCCCGCAGGTTCCCCGTTCTATGTGGCACGGAACTCACGTAGCTGGTATCGCTGCCGCCGCAACCGATAACGGGTCAGGAGTAGCCGGTGTAGCCCCTAATGCGCGAATCCAGCATTCCCGCATTATGGGTGTTAACGGCCGGGCCTACACCTCTGACCAGGCCGCCGGTATTGCCTGGAGCGCCGGTGTGCCCGTCCCCGGTGCTCCTGCCAACCCCACACCAGCTCACGTCGTTAACTACTCCGAAGGCTTTTACTCGGCAACCTGCCCCAAAGTATTGCAGGACGCCATCAATGCAGCTCACGCACGGAACGTCCCGGTCGTTGCGGCAGCAGGTAACTTCGGGGCAAATGCGGTCGGTACCTCACCGGCTAACTGCCTGGGAGCTATCGTGGTCGGTGCAACCGCTAACGGCAATGTGATGACAGGTTACTCCAACTGGGGGCCTATGCTTGATGTGCTGGCCCCTGGCGGTGCGATTGGATCAGATGTCTGGTCAACTGTGAATACCGGTGCCTACACTCAGGCGGGGCCCGGGTACGGACCGCTCAATGGCACCTCAATGGCTGCCCCTCACGTGAGCGGCATTATCGCTATGATGAAGGAACGCAACCCGAACCTGACCGTAGAGCAGATTCGCACCATTCTTAAGGACACCGGATCAAACGTAAACGGGTACCGTTTTGTTAACGCTCCTCGTGCAGTTTCAGCTGTTGCAGATACCCGCGGTTTCCCGCTGATTGGTGCTATCGGAGCCTACTACTACGCCCACGGGGCAGCCGCTACTTTTGGAACGCCGACGAGGGCTGAATTTCCCCTGCGCGATGGAGGAGCGGGGCAGAACTTCTCACGTAATTTCACGATCTACTGGACTGCCCGCACCGGGGCCTACCCCGTGAACTTCTCGGGAGGTATCGGGGCTAGATACCGAGCCGGTGGCTATGAGAACGGGTATGGGTACCCGGTTTTTGCTGAGACTGCTATCACCAGTGGTGCGATGCAAAAGTTTGCCCTTGCTGACGGGCGTCGATTTGCCTTCTACTGGACCCCTCGGCACCATCGAACCCACGTGGTGTGGGAAGCCGGTGCTATTGGCGGACGATTTACAGCAGCAGGTGGAATTGCACGCTATGGCTTCCCCGATACCGATGAGCAAGCTGTTCCTGGCGGTGGTGCTCAGCAGCGCTTCACGACGCCTTCAGATGCAGGCACCTTGTTCGTATGGTCACCTACCACGGGCACTAAGACTCTGGTGGCAGACGGTGGAATCTACTGGTACTGGGTCAATAACGGCTATACATCATCGCTGGGTTTCCCCACTACCGATGAGGTTTCTCATCCCGATGGATCAGTGACGGTGAGCTTCACCAAGGGCGCGGTTGTGCGGTGGACCGCCGAAGGTGGGGTGAAACGGGTCCGCTAG